Proteins encoded by one window of Babylonia areolata isolate BAREFJ2019XMU chromosome 8, ASM4173473v1, whole genome shotgun sequence:
- the LOC143285249 gene encoding uncharacterized protein LOC143285249, which produces MVRPIVEYACTVWDPNSNKLTVTTLEKVQRRAARFITNRYRNTSSVTDMLTLLEWPVLEQRRRCARLAMLHKILNDQACVSCADLKRQPQSGRRSNHNQQLQRIRCRTDYRKYSFFPRTVVDWNSLPADVVEAPSCNAFCLRALRALQAQ; this is translated from the coding sequence ATGGTTCGTCCAATTGTGGAGTATGCCTGCACTGTATGGGACCCAAACTCCAACAAGCTCACTGTCACAACCCTTGAGAAGGTCCAGCGAAGGGCAGCCAGATTCATCACCAACCGCTACCGCAACACTTCCAGTGTTACAGACATGCTGACGCTTCTTGAATGGCCCGTGCTCGAACAACGACGTCGCTGCGCCAGACTCGCAATGCTCCACAAGATCCTCAACGATCAAGCTTGCGTCTCCTGCGCCGACCTCAAGCGGCAGCCTCAAAGTGGTCGTCGCagcaaccacaaccaacaactaCAAAGAATCCGATGTCGTACGGACTACAGAAAGTATTCTTTTTTTCCGAGGACTGTTGTCGACTGGAACTCCCTCCCAGCTGATGTTGTCGAGGCCCCCTCCTGCAACGCCTTCTGCTTGAGGGCACTGAGGGCCCTCCAGGCACAgtag